From the genome of Chitinispirillales bacterium ANBcel5, one region includes:
- a CDS encoding beta-1,6-N-acetylglucosaminyltransferase — MNKKIAYIILAHNDPKQLKRLIEALNYREENDFFIHIDQKSDIDLFKVLFEDIKNVYFVEKRAFIQWAAFSQILALKELLKCVVESENHYNRVVCLSGLDYPIFSNEKILSEFEADPKKEFIMGMNLTKCNTLAQRERFTVYHFFRSIKIRNRNIKRLFSGTSKIIMRKLPFRKEPQVKLGNTKCDIYMGSDWWGITYECARHVYHRLCTEHELLRYFKTAFAPREMCVQTIVFNSKYGKNAIHYDDVEYNGLSRLTPLHFIIYKDEIKVYNETHYDLLLNSGKMFFRKAKSGQSETLIKMIEKQRILED; from the coding sequence GTGAATAAAAAAATTGCCTATATTATTTTGGCACATAATGATCCTAAGCAATTAAAAAGATTAATTGAAGCTTTAAATTACAGAGAAGAAAATGATTTTTTTATACATATAGACCAGAAAAGTGACATTGACCTTTTTAAAGTATTATTTGAAGATATAAAAAATGTGTATTTTGTTGAGAAAAGAGCATTCATACAATGGGCTGCATTTTCACAAATTCTAGCATTGAAGGAGTTATTAAAGTGTGTTGTAGAATCTGAAAATCATTATAACCGAGTAGTATGTTTAAGCGGGTTAGATTACCCTATATTTTCCAATGAAAAAATACTATCTGAATTTGAGGCAGACCCAAAGAAAGAATTTATTATGGGGATGAATCTTACAAAATGTAACACTCTGGCACAAAGGGAACGTTTTACTGTTTACCACTTTTTTAGAAGCATAAAAATAAGAAATAGAAATATTAAGAGATTATTTAGTGGGACATCAAAAATAATAATGCGCAAGTTACCTTTTAGAAAAGAACCTCAGGTAAAGTTAGGTAATACAAAATGTGATATTTATATGGGCTCCGACTGGTGGGGTATCACTTATGAATGTGCAAGGCATGTTTACCATAGGCTATGCACTGAACATGAATTATTACGATATTTTAAAACTGCATTTGCTCCAAGGGAAATGTGTGTTCAAACTATTGTTTTTAACTCAAAATATGGTAAAAACGCCATTCACTATGATGATGTTGAATACAACGGTCTCTCAAGATTAACCCCACTACATTTTATTATATACAAAGATGAAATTAAGGTATATAATGAAACACATTACGATTTATTACTGAACTCTGGAAAAATGTTTTTTAGAAAAGCTAAATCAGGTCAATCAGAAACATTAATTAAAATGATTGAAAAACAACGCATATTAGAAGATTGA
- a CDS encoding glycosyltransferase family 2 protein, whose protein sequence is MKKRVSILLTCHNRKKNTLACLERVHTIETDQIVLKDVYLVDDGSTDGTAQAVSEQYPDVAIIKGNGSLFWNKGMHLAFKEAAKRDYDFYLWLNDDTLLYDNALDVLIEAWKKNQNEACIVSGTTCDPEEKNKTTYGGMRRKKGIHPFKFELVEPNETIQHVDTINGNIVLVPRSVYKKIGNLTKSFPHAFGDMDYAFRAKKAGCSVIIAQGYLGECSRNSSVGTWKDVTLPFKIRIKKMLSSKGLPFKDWMLFSFRHGGMLWPVWSFTPYLKVIYNSILYKKKI, encoded by the coding sequence ATGAAAAAAAGAGTTTCAATACTGCTCACCTGTCATAACAGAAAAAAAAATACACTGGCGTGTTTAGAAAGAGTACATACAATTGAAACCGATCAAATCGTATTGAAAGACGTTTATCTTGTTGATGATGGTTCTACGGATGGGACCGCACAAGCTGTAAGTGAACAGTATCCCGACGTAGCTATAATTAAAGGCAACGGCTCTTTATTTTGGAACAAAGGTATGCACCTGGCATTTAAGGAGGCTGCCAAGAGAGATTATGATTTTTATCTTTGGCTTAATGATGATACACTACTGTACGACAATGCATTAGATGTTTTAATTGAGGCATGGAAAAAAAATCAAAATGAGGCCTGTATAGTTTCTGGCACCACATGTGATCCTGAAGAAAAAAATAAAACTACCTATGGAGGTATGAGAAGAAAAAAAGGCATTCATCCTTTTAAATTTGAACTGGTTGAGCCTAATGAAACTATACAGCATGTAGATACTATCAATGGAAATATAGTGCTGGTGCCAAGAAGTGTTTATAAAAAAATTGGTAATTTGACCAAAAGTTTTCCACATGCTTTTGGCGATATGGATTATGCATTTAGAGCAAAAAAGGCCGGGTGTTCAGTAATTATTGCTCAAGGTTATTTAGGGGAATGCAGCAGGAATAGTTCGGTTGGAACCTGGAAAGACGTTACATTACCATTTAAAATTAGAATAAAAAAGATGTTGTCGTCAAAAGGGCTACCTTTTAAAGATTGGATGTTGTTTTCTTTTAGGCATGGTGGTATGCTATGGCCTGTATGGTCCTTTACACCATATTTGAAGGTTATATACAACAGTATATTATATAAAAAAAAAATTTGA
- a CDS encoding O-antigen ligase family protein codes for MGLLLTLSAIWLILSLIFSIEKKKPQFKLGMLVFVVLYYLAHFSIAIPIIHNLSLAGAFRMGHYLFFLLLLGVYICFFIVNKNKIKENKIFLYMNQILVLYCVASTIWSYDANRTFISGISLVILLNTTIAILSLLTLRQNLKVLNFILLGIALTSYIAFIYGGNFYLDDGRFNSIFSHPNFFGPLMAFGLLLNYYYLFEKKTKIILYLSLVAYIHLLILGHSATSIIISVTVLAIMLISKYLSVFLNNFEKRTVLLVFPAITFLIPLIFFVIISNVIPYTFELVERDFSLTGRVPFWSFLVNYSRSIHNWIFGYGYNGFFNPHSLESLSYSMVHRYGFPRAFTGQAHNGFIRVFIELGFIGLLLLVTVLITTYMKIITLLFKEPNNDVFFLHALWWFIVLANMTEDRFFSTNIFWVLFLVLCFYTQKLHSTSKKKYIPFNTE; via the coding sequence ATGGGTTTACTATTGACGCTTTCTGCCATTTGGCTGATACTATCATTGATTTTTTCTATAGAGAAGAAAAAACCACAGTTTAAATTAGGAATGCTAGTTTTTGTTGTTTTATACTATTTAGCTCATTTTAGCATAGCAATTCCTATTATTCATAACTTATCGTTAGCTGGTGCCTTCAGAATGGGACACTATCTTTTCTTTTTATTGTTGTTAGGGGTGTATATTTGCTTCTTTATAGTAAACAAAAATAAAATAAAGGAAAACAAAATATTTTTGTATATGAACCAGATCTTGGTATTGTACTGTGTTGCTTCTACAATATGGAGTTATGATGCAAATAGAACTTTTATTAGTGGTATTAGTCTTGTTATATTGTTAAATACTACGATTGCAATATTGTCCTTATTAACTCTGAGGCAAAACCTAAAAGTTTTAAATTTTATATTATTAGGAATAGCACTAACAAGCTATATTGCTTTTATTTACGGAGGAAATTTTTATTTAGATGATGGAAGATTCAATAGTATTTTCTCGCATCCCAATTTTTTTGGTCCTTTAATGGCATTTGGATTATTATTGAATTACTACTATTTATTTGAAAAAAAGACTAAAATTATATTGTACTTGTCCCTCGTAGCATACATACACTTGTTAATTTTAGGACATTCTGCAACTTCTATCATAATTAGTGTTACTGTTCTTGCAATAATGTTAATAAGCAAGTATTTATCTGTTTTCCTTAATAATTTTGAAAAAAGAACTGTTCTGTTGGTTTTTCCTGCAATTACGTTTCTGATTCCTCTTATTTTCTTTGTAATTATTTCAAATGTCATACCTTATACTTTTGAACTAGTTGAAAGAGACTTTTCACTTACAGGCAGAGTACCTTTCTGGTCTTTCCTTGTGAACTATAGCAGAAGCATACACAATTGGATCTTTGGGTATGGTTACAATGGTTTTTTCAACCCACATTCTCTTGAAAGTTTGTCCTATTCAATGGTACATAGATATGGTTTTCCACGTGCTTTTACCGGACAGGCACATAATGGTTTTATTCGTGTATTTATAGAACTTGGTTTTATCGGTTTACTACTATTGGTTACAGTACTTATTACTACGTATATGAAAATAATAACTTTACTTTTTAAGGAGCCCAATAATGATGTGTTTTTTTTACACGCATTGTGGTGGTTTATTGTTTTAGCTAACATGACTGAAGATAGATTCTTCTCTACCAATATATTTTGGGTGTTGTTTTTGGTGTTATGCTTTTATACTCAAAAACTACATAGTACTAGTAAAAAAAAATATATACCGTTTAATACAGAATAG
- a CDS encoding lipopolysaccharide biosynthesis protein: MNLAHKTIHSLKWSYLATGIKAFANIGFAAVMARLLGPEAFGLVAMANVVLRFGYYFAQMGVNSAVVQKPELSFKEKRAAFTISSVLGLLVASIFFITAPLAAIVFKEYAIVPIVRVMSLNFLLTAFAMPSEGLLRRDMRFKAISQVEVLSYIVGYGAVGVFCALQGMGVWSLVIASITQRLINAVAFSILAKLCVLPVFKWKYYSALLGYGSRVSIISFLEFISSSADTFFIGRFLGSVSLGFYNRARTLVELPLYHLSHSLSRVLFPAFSRKNAASGEFADSFLKVNYLLIIAILPLCLGMSAGAEEIVLTVLGSEWVPVITPVRILSIAMLFNFSSHIFGVAFEAGAKLNTKIVLQSSYSVVLTLALWFVVPYGINAVLLVFLLCNCIRWLGYVFLSKQIFGEKAKIIFYQYFIATAPSILIMFGLVAISGAANHFVINSLFTLMVQIAWGAIVMVLFIIYGPADILRVEIKKVLMNLGLKETNQIIRLFT; the protein is encoded by the coding sequence ATGAATCTTGCACATAAAACTATACATAGTTTAAAGTGGAGCTATTTGGCGACAGGTATTAAAGCCTTTGCTAATATTGGTTTTGCTGCTGTGATGGCCAGGCTCTTGGGGCCGGAAGCGTTTGGTTTAGTGGCAATGGCTAATGTTGTGCTTAGATTTGGTTATTATTTCGCACAGATGGGAGTTAATTCTGCTGTTGTCCAAAAACCTGAACTGAGTTTCAAAGAAAAAAGAGCTGCTTTTACCATTAGTAGTGTACTTGGCTTATTAGTGGCATCTATCTTTTTTATAACAGCTCCTTTAGCAGCTATAGTTTTCAAAGAGTATGCAATTGTTCCTATTGTACGAGTTATGTCGCTTAACTTTCTTTTGACCGCTTTTGCAATGCCCTCTGAAGGTCTTTTAAGGCGTGATATGCGTTTTAAAGCTATTTCACAAGTGGAAGTGTTATCATATATAGTAGGTTATGGTGCTGTCGGTGTGTTTTGTGCCCTGCAGGGTATGGGTGTTTGGTCGCTGGTTATTGCTTCCATAACACAAAGATTGATTAATGCCGTAGCTTTTTCAATACTGGCGAAACTATGCGTACTACCGGTTTTTAAGTGGAAATATTATAGTGCACTACTTGGGTATGGTAGTCGCGTATCGATCATTAGTTTTTTGGAATTTATTAGTTCTTCAGCAGACACCTTTTTCATTGGACGTTTTCTTGGTAGCGTTTCACTTGGTTTTTATAACCGTGCCCGCACACTTGTCGAGTTGCCGCTGTACCACCTGTCTCACAGTTTATCCCGTGTGCTTTTTCCTGCATTCAGCAGAAAGAATGCTGCAAGCGGTGAATTTGCTGACTCTTTTTTAAAAGTTAACTATCTCTTAATTATTGCTATTTTGCCACTATGCTTAGGGATGAGTGCAGGGGCGGAAGAGATTGTACTTACTGTTCTTGGTTCAGAATGGGTTCCTGTAATTACTCCTGTAAGAATTCTCTCCATTGCGATGTTATTTAATTTTTCTTCCCACATTTTTGGGGTTGCATTTGAGGCTGGCGCAAAACTTAATACCAAAATTGTTCTGCAAAGTTCCTATTCTGTAGTATTAACCCTTGCGCTATGGTTTGTTGTTCCATACGGTATAAATGCTGTATTGTTGGTCTTTTTACTTTGTAACTGTATAAGATGGTTAGGATACGTTTTTTTATCTAAACAAATTTTTGGGGAAAAAGCAAAAATTATTTTTTACCAATATTTTATTGCTACTGCACCATCAATACTGATTATGTTTGGTTTAGTAGCTATCTCAGGAGCAGCAAACCACTTCGTAATAAACAGCTTATTTACTTTAATGGTACAGATAGCGTGGGGTGCAATTGTAATGGTACTTTTTATCATTTATGGGCCAGCAGATATTTTGCGGGTAGAAATAAAAAAGGTCTTAATGAACTTAGGGCTGAAAGAAACAAACCAGATTATAAGACTATTTACATAG
- a CDS encoding glycosyltransferase — translation MRLLFLMQGTETKDHCGHHDAFQKMQQEGILEHYSVIPFYGFAREHGWDAFYNKVIDVCRKENITIVYFQYFHGKSIASPVNCINELRRLKEPPLIVTSAGDPFSGNWRPPYYPKSFQVASRMADLTFSTQMGKCADKMVGWGAKNVILMPHSMCQVRFKPSNQVKARNDFDVVFIGSAIKVRNIVSNYYYSAKKRFNMVKQMDKRYGKRFGLFGHNWNGMRSWQGPISFDKQYDTCQRGRLIFGGFPHSVADYYTSNRPFIAAGSGVPLVDLYVPGVEKILRNDEHWYLVTEENILKKIDELLDTDPEALREKAQNTRGYILEKHTNYERMKNMLKICKEYVTTKNQQSFKPSLDYLLPEIDKNREIKYATRLLVK, via the coding sequence ATGAGATTGTTATTCTTGATGCAGGGTACCGAAACAAAAGATCATTGTGGTCACCATGATGCTTTCCAAAAAATGCAACAGGAAGGTATTCTTGAACACTACTCAGTTATTCCCTTTTATGGATTTGCACGGGAACATGGTTGGGACGCTTTTTACAATAAAGTTATTGATGTATGCCGAAAAGAAAATATTACTATCGTTTATTTTCAATATTTTCATGGAAAGAGTATAGCTTCACCTGTAAATTGTATAAATGAATTAAGGAGGTTGAAAGAACCACCTTTAATAGTTACCAGTGCCGGGGATCCATTTTCCGGTAATTGGAGGCCTCCCTATTATCCAAAAAGTTTTCAAGTTGCATCAAGAATGGCAGATTTGACATTTTCTACTCAAATGGGAAAGTGTGCTGACAAGATGGTTGGTTGGGGTGCTAAAAATGTCATTCTTATGCCACACTCAATGTGTCAGGTAAGGTTCAAACCATCGAATCAGGTAAAAGCGAGAAATGATTTCGATGTGGTATTTATAGGTAGTGCAATCAAGGTAAGAAATATAGTTAGCAATTATTATTATAGCGCTAAAAAAAGATTTAACATGGTAAAACAAATGGACAAGCGTTATGGTAAGAGGTTTGGGTTATTTGGGCATAATTGGAATGGAATGAGGAGTTGGCAAGGGCCTATTTCTTTTGATAAGCAGTACGATACTTGCCAGAGAGGTAGATTAATTTTTGGTGGTTTTCCACACTCCGTAGCAGATTACTATACCTCTAATCGTCCATTTATTGCTGCTGGTAGTGGTGTACCTCTTGTTGATTTATATGTTCCAGGAGTAGAAAAAATTTTAAGGAACGATGAGCACTGGTACTTGGTTACCGAAGAAAACATTCTGAAAAAAATTGATGAGTTACTTGATACTGACCCAGAAGCTTTGAGAGAAAAAGCTCAAAATACAAGGGGCTATATACTTGAAAAGCATACAAATTATGAAAGAATGAAGAACATGCTCAAAATATGTAAGGAGTATGTTACTACAAAAAATCAGCAGAGTTTTAAACCATCTTTGGATTACTTACTGCCTGAGATAGATAAGAACAGGGAAATAAAATACGCGACAAGATTGCTGGTAAAGTAA
- a CDS encoding WecB/TagA/CpsF family glycosyltransferase: MEQTYQVTPVWPARKEVFGIPVTPTSYKEATDCIIDAAIASVSACIDFMPVHGLMTAVEDPRFDEAIKKKFDMVCPDGQPVRWALNKMHKARLKDRVYGPTLTLRLLKRAEEENIPVYFYGSTEPVLQKLKNNLLEKYPMLIISGMESPPFRALTDQENAETAERINSSGAKILFIGLGCPKQELWAASQKGKITMPMLCVGAAFDFHAGTVKQAPAWMQKRGLEWLYRLCKEPGRLWKRYCLTNTRFLAAYIRSQV; the protein is encoded by the coding sequence ATGGAACAAACATATCAGGTCACACCTGTATGGCCGGCAAGAAAAGAGGTGTTTGGGATACCGGTTACCCCTACCTCTTATAAAGAAGCCACCGATTGCATTATAGATGCTGCTATCGCTTCTGTTTCTGCGTGTATCGATTTTATGCCGGTACATGGTCTTATGACCGCGGTTGAAGATCCACGATTTGATGAAGCCATAAAAAAGAAATTTGATATGGTGTGTCCCGATGGCCAACCGGTACGCTGGGCGTTAAATAAAATGCACAAAGCCCGGTTAAAGGACCGGGTCTATGGGCCTACACTTACCCTGCGTCTGCTTAAAAGGGCTGAAGAGGAAAACATACCGGTCTATTTTTACGGTTCTACTGAACCTGTTCTCCAGAAGCTTAAGAACAACTTATTGGAAAAGTACCCTATGCTTATTATCTCCGGAATGGAATCTCCACCATTCAGGGCTTTAACTGATCAGGAGAACGCGGAGACCGCGGAGCGTATAAACAGTAGTGGAGCAAAGATACTGTTTATTGGTCTGGGGTGCCCCAAGCAGGAACTTTGGGCCGCGTCACAGAAAGGTAAGATCACTATGCCCATGCTTTGTGTGGGAGCGGCATTTGACTTTCACGCTGGTACGGTGAAACAAGCGCCTGCCTGGATGCAGAAACGAGGGCTGGAGTGGTTGTACAGGTTGTGTAAAGAGCCTGGAAGGTTATGGAAACGATATTGCCTGACAAATACACGTTTTTTAGCTGCTTATATTCGCAGTCAGGTTTAA
- a CDS encoding polysaccharide biosynthesis tyrosine autokinase, with product MEFIDYWNVIVRRKWVIAASFFVIVAAAATYVLLADPVYESQCKILLVEDRAGGGGFGDMGLENIMMQSIGRSDPILTQIEIIKTRPIIEEVIRRCDVRDEEGKLAAYSSFLGKFSFEHIRQTNIVKISARDTDPQRAALYANTLAEVFSEQSQHLNQENVRSAKEFIESQLIVQKEKVEEAENALMEFKTGSHTVALDQETSIRVSAMAELEAERIRLESELRGLEAQREEVEKRLSAVGSQAAPHYTSFANTREQININETSLTARLRAINAQLNRQHQSMKDLPPLEIQLARLIRNERIMNEIYTNLLSQFEEYKIREAAQVASIKLIEPAVPGENPVLPQKKRGVAAAALAGLFFGIGLSFFYEYVKDKPYNIGEIKKILQTNSLGAVPYIGKKVNIFMKDEPHSLSAEALRLVYTNLKFKNVLTEENSSIMISSAQPGEGKTTLTANLAYFIADMGKKTALVSLDLRRPALDKIFSTRFKKGISDYLIGEADLDEIAWTPEYASNLTIFPSVRVPPNPAELIASPKMLYFIEELKETYDVVLFDTPPITMVAETLYLAQGMKGVVLVADYAGTSRRGLRHMQEMLSDKNLPVLGVIINKVNKNAGFKYGYYSYSKKA from the coding sequence ATGGAATTTATCGATTACTGGAATGTTATCGTACGTCGTAAATGGGTTATAGCGGCCTCGTTCTTTGTTATCGTCGCTGCCGCGGCGACCTACGTCCTGCTTGCGGATCCCGTCTACGAATCACAGTGCAAAATTCTGTTGGTTGAAGACAGAGCCGGAGGAGGCGGATTTGGTGATATGGGCCTCGAAAACATAATGATGCAAAGCATTGGTAGATCCGATCCTATCCTCACTCAGATTGAGATCATCAAAACCAGACCTATAATAGAAGAGGTAATAAGGCGCTGTGATGTACGGGACGAAGAGGGGAAGCTGGCTGCCTATAGCTCCTTTTTAGGAAAATTTAGTTTCGAGCATATACGCCAGACAAACATCGTAAAAATCAGCGCCAGGGATACCGATCCCCAACGGGCCGCGCTTTACGCAAACACTTTGGCGGAAGTCTTCTCTGAGCAGAGCCAGCATCTAAACCAGGAGAATGTTCGTTCCGCGAAGGAGTTTATCGAATCGCAGCTTATAGTACAAAAAGAGAAGGTTGAAGAGGCTGAAAATGCCCTGATGGAGTTTAAAACAGGATCCCATACTGTGGCTCTTGACCAGGAGACCAGTATACGGGTGAGCGCGATGGCTGAGCTTGAAGCAGAGCGCATACGCCTCGAATCTGAGCTCAGGGGACTGGAAGCGCAAAGGGAAGAAGTGGAAAAGCGACTCTCGGCTGTCGGTTCTCAGGCTGCCCCACACTACACATCATTTGCAAACACAAGAGAGCAGATAAATATAAATGAGACAAGCTTAACTGCCCGGTTAAGAGCAATAAACGCACAACTTAACCGCCAGCATCAAAGCATGAAAGACCTTCCCCCTCTGGAGATACAGCTTGCGCGACTAATACGCAATGAGCGTATAATGAATGAGATCTATACCAATCTTTTATCACAATTTGAGGAGTATAAGATACGTGAAGCCGCGCAGGTGGCAAGTATTAAACTGATTGAGCCTGCGGTGCCCGGCGAGAATCCCGTTCTACCGCAAAAGAAGCGGGGGGTTGCTGCTGCCGCGCTGGCAGGATTGTTCTTTGGTATTGGACTATCCTTCTTTTATGAGTATGTAAAGGATAAACCCTACAATATAGGAGAGATAAAAAAGATCCTCCAGACCAATTCGCTGGGAGCGGTGCCCTATATTGGAAAAAAGGTGAATATCTTTATGAAAGATGAGCCTCACTCTCTCTCTGCTGAAGCGCTACGATTGGTGTACACAAACCTGAAGTTTAAAAATGTCCTGACAGAAGAAAATTCATCTATTATGATCTCCAGTGCCCAGCCAGGTGAAGGGAAAACAACGTTAACCGCAAATCTGGCCTATTTTATTGCGGATATGGGCAAGAAAACAGCACTGGTTAGTTTGGATCTGCGAAGGCCTGCACTGGACAAGATATTCTCTACCCGGTTTAAAAAGGGAATAAGTGATTACCTTATAGGTGAAGCAGATTTGGATGAGATCGCATGGACACCAGAGTATGCATCAAATTTGACTATTTTCCCCAGTGTACGGGTGCCGCCAAACCCGGCGGAACTTATCGCGTCACCAAAGATGCTCTACTTTATTGAGGAACTGAAAGAAACCTATGATGTGGTACTCTTTGATACTCCACCAATCACCATGGTGGCAGAAACGCTCTATCTTGCACAGGGTATGAAAGGAGTGGTACTCGTTGCCGACTATGCAGGAACATCACGGAGAGGACTACGCCATATGCAGGAAATGCTCAGTGATAAGAATCTGCCGGTACTCGGTGTAATTATTAATAAGGTTAACAAAAACGCGGGTTTCAAATACGGGTACTATAGTTACAGTAAAAAAGCCTGA
- a CDS encoding SLBB domain-containing protein yields the protein MRIKGLPYSAFSMLLLLQLSVVAQLTPFTPRYSEVELVPVTIHGAGVKAGTYYVPPALRVYDIISRASVNETPDLRVINSRAVQVKKHGETQVVDLLKFLNDGDYSHNPFINAGMSVRLDFAVDFADVQGEVRGYLTGRVPIAEGETVKEFLSLFTFTADADSSAIVLHRDGKEKRAYTLDELADMPIKNKDFISVLPKENVPRHSVARVSGEAARPGLYPITHGQTPLSVIMEKAGGASPRGDINRAYLIRKGKVNKQPAEAFLAGQTNVRPEVTGGFHYLAASKDYAVIPISRKQTPLEDGDEIVIPPVEVNVYVSGSVRMPGAYPYRSGKDAGYYIQQAGGFTRTADRRNVKTITPFTDDAYSISEPTCLAAGDIIMVPEAEEDKWIRRWSPIISAAATVVSTVAIIVGMRN from the coding sequence ATGAGAATTAAGGGATTGCCATACAGCGCGTTTAGCATGCTTCTTTTGCTACAATTGAGTGTTGTTGCTCAGTTAACCCCTTTCACTCCACGGTATTCAGAGGTTGAACTGGTGCCCGTTACTATTCATGGGGCAGGCGTGAAAGCCGGAACCTACTATGTTCCACCCGCGTTACGGGTTTACGACATAATCTCACGGGCTTCGGTGAATGAAACTCCTGACCTCAGGGTTATTAACAGCCGTGCTGTACAGGTGAAAAAACATGGCGAAACCCAGGTGGTCGATCTGTTGAAGTTTCTAAATGATGGTGATTATTCTCATAATCCCTTCATAAACGCTGGCATGAGTGTGCGTCTCGATTTCGCCGTTGATTTTGCCGATGTACAGGGAGAGGTAAGAGGATATCTTACCGGACGGGTTCCCATCGCTGAGGGTGAGACAGTTAAAGAGTTTCTCTCACTCTTTACCTTTACCGCGGACGCGGATTCTTCGGCCATTGTGCTTCACCGTGATGGAAAAGAGAAGCGCGCCTATACCCTCGATGAGCTCGCTGATATGCCAATTAAGAATAAAGACTTTATCTCTGTTTTGCCCAAAGAAAACGTACCCCGTCACTCGGTCGCGCGGGTAAGTGGTGAAGCTGCAAGGCCGGGGCTCTATCCCATCACGCATGGTCAAACACCACTTTCTGTTATTATGGAAAAAGCAGGGGGGGCTTCGCCGAGAGGGGATATCAACCGCGCCTACCTGATTCGCAAGGGAAAGGTAAACAAACAGCCCGCGGAAGCGTTTCTCGCGGGGCAAACAAATGTACGGCCAGAAGTAACAGGCGGCTTTCACTATCTGGCTGCGTCAAAAGACTATGCCGTAATCCCCATCTCCAGAAAACAAACACCCCTTGAAGACGGTGATGAGATCGTTATACCGCCCGTTGAGGTAAATGTGTATGTAAGCGGAAGTGTCCGCATGCCGGGGGCCTACCCCTATAGAAGTGGAAAAGACGCGGGTTACTATATACAACAGGCCGGCGGATTTACCAGAACCGCCGACAGGAGAAATGTAAAAACAATCACCCCATTTACCGATGATGCCTACTCCATAAGCGAGCCAACATGCCTCGCCGCGGGGGATATCATTATGGTCCCCGAAGCTGAGGAAGACAAATGGATCAGACGGTGGTCACCGATTATAAGCGCCGCGGCGACTGTGGTTTCGACTGTGGCGATTATCGTGGGGATGAGGAATTAA